The following proteins are encoded in a genomic region of Macrobrachium rosenbergii isolate ZJJX-2024 chromosome 31, ASM4041242v1, whole genome shotgun sequence:
- the LOC136855366 gene encoding uncharacterized protein, with protein MATAVNISERGVVKQENSVLETYWDPFQKPTKNDIPLLVLHELAGHDNKVYDVEESVSIKNEDVSDCDYEDSYDELDDFGVDEKDPLFIHEGKTFDDDVPEYGDVIKPPNNEGNQKKDNPCIEPPILTAKSQNGNKKSLKRKRNDNFCAQNGRQSRCKTISNDQSKEKLMDLEPVRKSQRKIKKNVIFFDSYFTYTSDMFESNGTSLVKGQLPVNGSLVANKTTNSKAGTISEKKLKKDCYISEERGVKKEANVKAKMVVKTQVQNGKVEGKANSKLKTVNMKNKKPVDKKKLKNNNPNSVSVGKNCSLEHGKDKKTLEAPVPKRKKKKKIPKNLQSSSVSTGTPEISLMKFAENTLKAENDSKSFMPKITGEANKVPRKLRLKTYFCEYCPESFSTSYYLKLHIMHHTNEKPYKCDICNKAFRMRWRVKVHRVIHEEIKPFACKVCGHRTCRKDNLTSHLKRVHNTPVEQIDLFIDDVPIAKVEREERKLFSCNICSSKYTRRDNLVTHLRVKHNLSMSDADATTSDELPRKMSGRVRPYSCTLCRRHFTNKENGFSHLKLCHHLSPYEIESCLVYEQGSEKL; from the coding sequence ATGGCTACTGCAGTTAACATCAGTGAAAGGGGAGTAGTTAAGCAGGAGAACTCAGTCTTGGAAACTTACTGGGATCCCTTTCAAAAACCCACAAAGAATGACATTCCGTTACTTGTGTTACACGAGCTTGCAGGACATGACAATAAAGTCTATGATGTGGAAGAAAGTGTCAGTATAAAGAATGAGGACGTGAGTGATTGTGATTACGAGGACTCTTATGACGAACTAGATGACTTTGGTGTAGATGAAAAAGATCCTCTGTTCATTCATGAGGGTAAAACATTTGATGATGATGTCCCAGAGTATGGTGACGTCATAAAACCACCAAACAATGAAGGAAACCAAAAGAAAGACAACCCATGTATTGAGCCTCCCATACTGACTGCAAAGtctcaaaatggaaacaaaaagagtttgaagagaaagaggaatgacAACTTTTGTGCTCAGAATGGTAGGCAGTCAAGGTGTAAAACAATCAGTAATGATCAAAGCAAAGAAAAGCTTATGGATTTGGAGCCTGTTCGAAAATCAcaaagaaagattaagaagaatGTCATCTTCTTTGATTCATACTTTACATACACAAGTGATATGTTTGAGTCTAATGGTACGTCACTAGTCAAGGGTCAGTTACCAGTGAATGGTAGTTTAGTTGCGAACAAGACAACCAATAGTAAAGCTGGAACCATTAgtgaaaagaagttgaagaaagaTTGTTATATTAGTGAAGAGAGAGGTGTAAAGAAGGAAGCTAATGTAAAAGCAAAGATGGTTGTGAAGACACAAGTGCAGAATGGTAAAGTAGAAGGGAAAGCTAATTCAAAATTGAAGACtgtaaacatgaaaaacaagaagcctgttgataaaaagaaactgaaaaacaacAATCCCAATTCTGTGTCAGTTGGAAAGAATTGCTCTTTGGAAcatggaaaagataaaaagactcTGGAGGCTCCTGTACCAAaacgaaaaaagaagaaaaagattcccAAAAATCTGCAAAGTTCTTCTGTAAGTACAGGCACACCAGAGATTTCATTAATGAAGTTTGCTGAGAACACTTTGAAGGCAGAAAATGACAGTAAGAGTTTCATGCCCAAAATCACGGGTGAGGCAAACAAAGTTCCCCGGAAGCTACGATTAAAAACCTATTTCTGTGAGTATTGTCCCGAATCTTTCTCGACGTCGTATTACCTCAAGTTGCACATCATGCACCATACAAATGAAAAGCCCTATAAGTGTGATATTTGTAACAAAGCATTCAGGATGAGGTGGCGCGTCAAAGTACATCGTGTGATACACGAGGAAATCAAGCCCTTTGCATGTAAAGTGTGTGGTCATAGAACCTGTAGGAAAGACAATTTAACCTCCCACTTGAAACGTGTGCATAATACTCCAGTTGAACAGATAGATTTGTTCATCGACGACGTTCCCATTGCTAAAGtcgagagggaggagaggaagctTTTCTCGTGTAACATTTGCTCCAGCAAGTATACTCGCAGAGATAATCTGGTTACACACCTTAGGGTTAAACACAATCTGTCAATGTCAGATGCTGATGCAACCACCAGTGACGAACTTCCCAGGAAGATGTCAGGCCGTGTTAGGCCTTACTCTTGTACTCTGTGTCGTCGTCATTTCACAAATAAGGAAAATGGCTTCTCTCACCTGAAACTTTGTCATCATTTGTCACCTTACGAAATTGAATCATGTCTTGTGTATGAGCAAGGCTCTGAAAAGCTTTAG